CTAATAGAAAACGCAGCAACGGTTTGGGTAAAGAGAGATTACTATAAATATCAACGTAGAGCCTATGTTCTTTTTGACCGAGCGGTAGGACATTAAAGATGACATTGATGGTTTTTTCATCCCGGACGGGCACTTGCAGTTCGACCGTGAAAGGGGTGTGTAGGGTTAATTCAACTTCAACTGTATCTTGTCGCCACAGACGCAAAATATTGAACGGAGAATCCAACGTGGTCTGGAACCGTAACGTTCCGCCAGTTGCCGTCGGCTGAAAGTCTTCTACTCCGAGAACCTTAAGATTGCTCAGACTAAAACTATGAATTGTTTCCAGATGCTTTAAATTGAGTAAATGATAAATTTGGCATAAGTAGGGAAAAGGCAACACATATTCCCGTCCAATCAAATGATAGGGTTGCAGTTCCATCATGCGAGCATCAAGCCGGCTCAGATGGTCAGCTCGATGGATAGAAGGAGACACGTTATGACCTTGAAACGCAACACCTTGGTCACTTCGCACATTACTATCCGGCTTCAGATATAACCAACCGCCAAATAGAACGATGACTGTGAAAAACTGGGTAATGCTTGTGGGCGTTGTCATCCCTGGAGCTAAAAGATTATATCCTAGATCGATTGCACCAAATAGCCATGGCAAAATTCCGAGTAGCCAGACCGCATTTTTCAAAATTACTTTGTACAGTAAATATTTTGGAATTGATTTACCAGAAGATGCATTATTAGAGTTCCCTGGCTGGATCGAATTAATTTGCATATGGGGTCAGGGAGTAACTACAAAAATTGATATTTGTCAACTAGTGTTTCAATATCTTATAAAAAACTTAACATAAATATACTTGCTTGTGTCTCTCTTGTTGTTATCGCTGATACATAAACTAATCTATCGAAAGAACGACTTTTGACTGGGTTAGACCAAATCGTTCCTTAGTTTGGAAATGATCATCCACAAATTCTGTTATTTCATGGCATGGTGAGGGTACAGAATCCATGCTCACCCAAGATCCGCTCCGTTATAGTGACGGTAGGAGCGAAGACGGGTGGACGGGGATTAACTTTCAGGTTGATCCACGTAAGAGTTGGAAGCAAAAATTTTCCACTAGAGCATCAGCTCAGTGGGAGAAGTTTAATACTGATTATTATTCTCGAGGTGGGTTCAGTAAGAGTAATCCAAGAAAATGATCATCCAGTAGCTATAGGCTGCTTAGGGAAATTTCAAGACATTATGGATGGTTTATTTGTTGCAGCACTCTAAAACTAGAGCGTATTTTTCCTAATCAACCAAGTTTTAACTTGAATTTTGTTAAATTTCCGTTAAGCAAACAATGTTCAAGGCAGCAAGAAAAAGATAGACCAAGTCCCCTCTAGGGGACTACTCAGTGTTAGACCGGTTTGTCTTGCAACTTCTGTTTGAGGCCTAAATCCCACGAACTTCTAGCCGTGGGAGTGGCTCAATCCTCTAGCGAAACATACTACTGACAGAGCTTTCTTCATGAATTCGGGAAATGGCTTCACCAATTAAATTAGCCACTGACAAGACAGTTAGCTGTTCAATTTCTTGGTAGCCGGGAACCGGAATGGTATTGCTCACGATTACTTCTTCAAAAGCACCGCCAAATAAACGCTCTCGGGCTGGTCCCGATAATACAGGATGGGTCGCACAAGCATAAATCTGCTTAGCGCCCTCTTTACGCAACAAACGGGAGCCTTCCAGCATCGTGCCAGCTGTATCTATCATATCATCCACCATTACAGCTGTTTTTCCTTTTACATCCCCAATTAAATTCAGGACTTCGGCTTCATTATGACCATGACGACGCTTATCAATAATCGCAAGGGGGGCATCATCTAATTTTTTCGCAAACGCTCTAGCACGGGCAACGCCTCCTACATCAGGAGAGACAACGACCAGATCAGAAAGCTGCTTGCTGGCAATATATTGAATTAATACAGGAGAACCATAGACGTGATCTAGAGGAATATCAAAATATCCCTGAATTTGCGCTGAATGTAAGTCCATGGCAAGCACTCGGCTGGCACCAGCTTCGGTAATTAAATTTGCCACGAGTTTGGCAGTAATTGATTCCCGTCCCGCTGTTTTGCGATCAGCGCGAGCATAGCTATAGTAAGGGATGACTGCTGTAATTTGACGAGCAGACGCACGACGGCAAGCGTCGATCATAATTAACAATTCCATCAAGTTGTCATTCACGGGATAACAACAAGGCTGGATCAAATAAACGTCGCAACCACGAATCGACTCCTGAATTTGAACATAAAGTTCACCGTCAGCAAACCGTTTTCTCACCATGGGTCCCAATTCTAGCCCTAGATAAGTGGCTACTTCTTGGGCAAGGGGCTCATTAGCTGAGCCCGAAAAGAGGCGTAAACGGTTTTGATCAGGAAGTTGGCTCAATGGGGGTTGAAGCGTTAAAGTAGCAGAATGGCTCACGGGCTTTCTCTTTAACCTCGATTCTTTGCAATCATATCATCCTCAGAGTAGGATGATGTTTCTCTAAAATTTAAGATGCTATTTTCTGTTTAGAAATCAGGATCAAAATTGTTAGTTCAATTTTAAACAATGAAAACACTTTTAATCACTGGGACGGATACAGAAATCGGGAAAACAGTTGTTATGGTTAGCTTAATTGCCTACTGGCAAAAATATCGCTCCCTAGAACAACTGGGGGTCATGAAACTGATCCAAACCGGCAGTCCGGGAGATAGTTGTCTCTATGAACAGTTATTCCCGTTGAATCAACCGCCAGAGTTGATCAATCCCGTCTCTTACCCGTCTCCGATCGCGCCTCCTTTAGCAGCAAAACAAGCAGGTCAGCCAGTCGATCTTACTACAGTTTGGCAAGCGCTGACTAGTTTAAGATCAAAACGAGAGTTTGTTTTACTAGAAGCGCTAGGGGGCTTAGGGTCGCCAATGAGTTGGGAAATGACCGTTGCTGATGTCGCTGCAGCTTGGCAATTACCAGTGGTGATCGTCGTTCCGGTCAAGCTCGGCGCGATCGCGCAAACGGTCGCCAATGTTGCCCTAGCCCGTCAATATCAACTTGATGTGAAGGGATTGATTTTTAACTGTCTTAGCGCCGAAGCAGAAGCCAAACAAGAACAATGGACGCCTCATGATTTGATCACTAACCTTTGTCCGGTTCCGATCCTAGGAACAATTCCTTATTTATCGAATCCCAACGACCTCGAAAAATTAGCACACGTTGCGTCAAACTTAGAATTAGAACATCTTTGGTAATTGTCTTATGACTGTATCTCCCGCTCAGCCCATTAACATCGAGCAAATTCGTCCTGAAATTCAAGCGTTGCAAACGGATCTTGTGCAATGGCGACGGGGCTTTCACCAACGCCCAGAACTAGCATTTACCGAAAAGCTAACGTCAGACTTCGTCATTAGAAAGCTGCAAGAATGGGGCATTCCCCATCAAACTAAAATTGCCGAAACCGGTGTTGTGGCTCTGATCGAAGGCGGAACCCCCGGGAAAGTACTAGGCATTCGGGCGGATCTGGATGCCCTCCCGGTGCAAGAAGAAAATGATGTCCCCTATCGCTCGCAACATGACGGGATTATGCACGCCTGTGGCCATGATGGACATACCGCGATCGCGCTGGGAACCGCTTATTATCTCTGGCAACATCGTCAAGACATCACGGGTACGGTCAAAATCATCTTCCAACCGGCAGAAGAAGGACCGGGTGGGGCAAAACCGATGATTGAAGCGGGGGTCTTAAAAAACCCGGATGTGGATGCCATGATTGGCTTACACCTCTGGAATAATCTGCCCTTGGGAACGATTGGGGTCAAAGATGGCGCGCTGATGGCGGCAGTAGAATTATTCAAATGTCATATTCAGGGCAAAGGCGGACATGGGGCAATGCCGCATCAAACCATTGATGCAGTCGTTCTCAGTGCGCAAATTGTCAATGCCTTACAAACCATTGTTGCTCGCAATATTGACCCCACCCAGTCGGCGGTGGTTACGGTCGGCGAACTGAAAGCGGGTTCAGCGATGAACGTCATTGCTGATCGTGCCTATCTTTCTGGAACCGTGCGTTATTTTAATACCGACCTCGAAAATTACATGGGTCAGCGTGTGGAAGCGATTATTGCTGGGATTTGCCAAAGCCACGGCGCAAGCTATGACCTCAACTACTGGCGAATGTATCCACCAGTGATTAATGATGCGCGGGTGACAGATTTAGTGCGGTCTGTCGCGCAAACCGTTGTAGAAACGCCCACGGGCGTTGTTCCCGAATGTCAGACTATGGGCAGTGAAGATATGTCCTTTTTCCTGGAACAAGTCCCCGGATGTTACTTTTTCCTCGGTTCGGCGAACCCGGAACTGAGATTGAACTATCCCCATCATCATCCACGGTTTGATTTTGATGAAACCGCTTTAGGGATGGGGGTAGAAATGTTCGTGCGCTGTGTAGAACAACTGCCCTCTTTAACCGTTTGAGAAGGATTAATTGGATGTGCCAATGAGGTATAACAGCGCCATCCGGACAGCCACACCACTGGTGACTTGTTGAGAAATTAGGCTTAATTCGGGGTCATCCATGAGATCGGAACTGATTTCTACGCCCCGATTCACGGGTCCAGGATGGAGAATTTTGACATGAGGATGGGCTAACTGAGCGCGATCGCGCGTAATTCCAAATCGTTGATGATATTCCCGTAAACTGGGCAATAAATGCTCGGTCATCCGCTCTTTCTGCAAGCGTAAGGTCATAATAAAATCGGCGTCAACTAAAGCGGGTTCAATATTCCAATGACAGACCAAGCGGTCTGAATCAGACGCTCTTAAAAAATCTTGAAATTCTCTGGGCAGTAACGTCGGTGGGGCAGCTAAATGAACGGTTGCGCCCATCGCGGCTAAACTATAGATATTAGACCGCGCCACTCGAGAGTGTAAGATATCGCCGACAATGGCAATTTTTTTCCCTGCGAGAAACTGGCGGGGAGAATTTTGAGATCGCAACTGATACAGGGTAAATAAATCTAACAAGGCTTGCGAGGGATGTTCATGCTGTCCATCCCCAGCATTCAGAATACTGACATTACTCTCTAAGCGATCCATTTCCGCGGCAATGATATGGGGAACACCCGCTTGGCGATGACGAATCACCATAATATTGGCCCCCATTGCCATATAGGTTTTTGCCGTATCTAAAATCGTTTCTCCTTTCGTCAGAGAAGAGGCACTCCCACTGAAGTTGAGGGTATCAGCAGATAAGCGTTTAGCTGCCAGTTCAAAACTGCTACGGGTGCGCGTTGACGGTTCAAAAAACAAATGGGCAACCACTTGTCCTTGTAAAGCGGGAACTTTCTTCGTGCGCCGGGATAACACTTCCCGAAAACTATCTGCGGTTTCCAGGAGGGTTTCATACTCCTCTGGTGTAAAGCTTTCCAAAGAAAGGATATGACGTTTCGTCCAAGTCGTTGTGGTTTCAGTGGTCATTGTGTCTGATTTGCCCGTAGTTGACCGCACGCCGCATCCGCCTCTAACCCGCGGGAGTAGCGAACGCTAACGGCAATCTTAGCGTCTTCAAGCACAGATTGAAAGGCTTGGATCCGCTTTTTGTTGGGGCGTTGATAATCCACTTCACTAATTGGGTTATAGGGAATCAGATTCACGTGCGTTTGAAAGCCTCTCAGGAGTTGCGCTAGTTCATTGGCGTGGTCTGGGGTATCGTTAACGCCAGCTAAAAGGATATATTCAAAGGTAACCCGGCGGCGCGTCCGTTGGACATACTCTCGGCAGTCGGCAATTAATTGGGAAAGGAGATAGCCGCCACCACTGGGAATGAGTTGTTCTCGTAACGCTTGATTAGACGCATGAAGACTAATGGCAAGGGTAATTTGTAACTGTTCTGCGGCTAAGCGAGGAATCTGTTGAGGAATCCCGACGGTAGAAACCGTTAGACACCGTTGTCCAATGCCCACATCTTGATTTAAGGATTTCACTGCTGTCACTACGGCTTCTCGGTTTAAAAGGGGTTCTCCCATTCCCATGAATACCACATGACTCACCCGTTGCTCAAAATCTTCTGCTACTGTAAGCACTTGATCCACAATTTCGTGGGCCTCCAGGTTGCGGGTAAAACCGCCTTTTCCGGTGGCACAAAAGTCGCACGCCATGGGGCAACCGACTTGGGAAGAAACACAAACGGTTAAGCGTTTTGCCGTAGGAATGCCAAC
The Cyanobacteria bacterium GSL.Bin1 DNA segment above includes these coding regions:
- a CDS encoding amidohydrolase; translation: MTVSPAQPINIEQIRPEIQALQTDLVQWRRGFHQRPELAFTEKLTSDFVIRKLQEWGIPHQTKIAETGVVALIEGGTPGKVLGIRADLDALPVQEENDVPYRSQHDGIMHACGHDGHTAIALGTAYYLWQHRQDITGTVKIIFQPAEEGPGGAKPMIEAGVLKNPDVDAMIGLHLWNNLPLGTIGVKDGALMAAVELFKCHIQGKGGHGAMPHQTIDAVVLSAQIVNALQTIVARNIDPTQSAVVTVGELKAGSAMNVIADRAYLSGTVRYFNTDLENYMGQRVEAIIAGICQSHGASYDLNYWRMYPPVINDARVTDLVRSVAQTVVETPTGVVPECQTMGSEDMSFFLEQVPGCYFFLGSANPELRLNYPHHHPRFDFDETALGMGVEMFVRCVEQLPSLTV
- a CDS encoding ribose-phosphate pyrophosphokinase, coding for MSHSATLTLQPPLSQLPDQNRLRLFSGSANEPLAQEVATYLGLELGPMVRKRFADGELYVQIQESIRGCDVYLIQPCCYPVNDNLMELLIMIDACRRASARQITAVIPYYSYARADRKTAGRESITAKLVANLITEAGASRVLAMDLHSAQIQGYFDIPLDHVYGSPVLIQYIASKQLSDLVVVSPDVGGVARARAFAKKLDDAPLAIIDKRRHGHNEAEVLNLIGDVKGKTAVMVDDMIDTAGTMLEGSRLLRKEGAKQIYACATHPVLSGPARERLFGGAFEEVIVSNTIPVPGYQEIEQLTVLSVANLIGEAISRIHEESSVSSMFR
- the bioD gene encoding ATP-dependent dethiobiotin synthetase BioD → MKTLLITGTDTEIGKTVVMVSLIAYWQKYRSLEQLGVMKLIQTGSPGDSCLYEQLFPLNQPPELINPVSYPSPIAPPLAAKQAGQPVDLTTVWQALTSLRSKREFVLLEALGGLGSPMSWEMTVADVAAAWQLPVVIVVPVKLGAIAQTVANVALARQYQLDVKGLIFNCLSAEAEAKQEQWTPHDLITNLCPVPILGTIPYLSNPNDLEKLAHVASNLELEHLW
- the rlmN gene encoding 23S rRNA (adenine(2503)-C(2))-methyltransferase RlmN; its protein translation is MSESALLGKSLAELTDWVQEQGQPAYRGKQLHQWLYQKGARSLHEITVFPKQWREDLQAQPIGRSTIAHRSIAPDETRKYLLRLVDGEVIETVGIPTAKRLTVCVSSQVGCPMACDFCATGKGGFTRNLEAHEIVDQVLTVAEDFEQRVSHVVFMGMGEPLLNREAVVTAVKSLNQDVGIGQRCLTVSTVGIPQQIPRLAAEQLQITLAISLHASNQALREQLIPSGGGYLLSQLIADCREYVQRTRRRVTFEYILLAGVNDTPDHANELAQLLRGFQTHVNLIPYNPISEVDYQRPNKKRIQAFQSVLEDAKIAVSVRYSRGLEADAACGQLRANQTQ
- a CDS encoding aspartate carbamoyltransferase catalytic subunit, producing the protein MTTETTTTWTKRHILSLESFTPEEYETLLETADSFREVLSRRTKKVPALQGQVVAHLFFEPSTRTRSSFELAAKRLSADTLNFSGSASSLTKGETILDTAKTYMAMGANIMVIRHRQAGVPHIIAAEMDRLESNVSILNAGDGQHEHPSQALLDLFTLYQLRSQNSPRQFLAGKKIAIVGDILHSRVARSNIYSLAAMGATVHLAAPPTLLPREFQDFLRASDSDRLVCHWNIEPALVDADFIMTLRLQKERMTEHLLPSLREYHQRFGITRDRAQLAHPHVKILHPGPVNRGVEISSDLMDDPELSLISQQVTSGVAVRMALLYLIGTSN